In one window of Rhodoglobus vestalii DNA:
- a CDS encoding arsenate reductase ArsC, translating to MITETAAPAASTNRKPVVLFVCIHNAGRSQMAAGYMTALSNGAVDVRSGGSEPGNEINPTAILAMAEEGIDISQALPQLMTTDQVQASDVVITMGCGDVCPIFPGKRYEDWELVDPRGKGLDEVRPIRDDIKARIQKLLAEILPD from the coding sequence ATGATCACCGAGACTGCTGCACCCGCTGCTTCTACCAACCGCAAGCCCGTCGTCCTTTTCGTCTGCATCCACAATGCTGGCCGTTCACAGATGGCGGCCGGCTACATGACGGCTCTGTCGAATGGTGCCGTCGATGTGCGCTCGGGCGGCTCAGAACCCGGCAACGAGATCAACCCGACCGCAATTTTGGCCATGGCCGAAGAGGGCATCGACATCTCACAGGCATTGCCCCAGCTCATGACGACCGACCAGGTGCAGGCATCGGATGTCGTTATCACGATGGGTTGCGGCGACGTCTGCCCCATCTTCCCCGGCAAGCGCTACGAGGACTGGGAACTTGTTGATCCCCGGGGCAAAGGCCTCGACGAGGTGCGCCCCATCCGCGATGACATCAAGGCGCGCATCCAGAAGCTGCTCGCGGAGATCCTTCCCGACTGA
- a CDS encoding NAD(P)/FAD-dependent oxidoreductase has protein sequence MPKILIVGGGYAGFYTARKLEKWLRRGEAEVTMVDPLPYMTYQPFLPEVAAGSIEPRHAVVPHRRHLKTTTVVTAKVTAIDHATKTATIQPEVGDSWQVDYDIVVVTAGAVSRTFPIPGVADEAIGMKTIEEAVEVRDRILTNFDKAANLPAGPERDRLLTFVVVGGGFAGIEAFGEMRGLASSLLPLYPSLKFEDTHFHLIEAMGRIMPEVSLETSKWVIKDLAQRGAQIHLETQLKSAVGGVVELSTGESFESDTIVWTAGVMANPVLRGTDLPTDERGRMRVQADLRVINDDGVVEGAWGAGDVCAVPDLTGGGVGGFCVPNAQHAVRQAKLMAKNVVASLRGEDTKDYFHKNQGAVAGLGLYDGVFQSGKIAIKGFPAWLIHRGYHGMAMPMFERKARVFGNWITNFFWGRDTISLEASEEPRRAFEEFASRPK, from the coding sequence GTGCCAAAAATCTTGATTGTCGGCGGCGGTTACGCCGGTTTTTATACTGCTCGTAAGCTCGAAAAGTGGCTGCGTCGCGGCGAAGCTGAGGTCACCATGGTTGACCCTCTTCCCTACATGACGTACCAGCCGTTCCTGCCCGAGGTTGCTGCGGGCTCGATTGAGCCGCGCCACGCGGTGGTTCCGCACCGCCGCCACCTGAAGACCACCACGGTGGTCACCGCCAAGGTCACTGCCATCGATCACGCCACGAAAACGGCAACGATTCAGCCCGAGGTGGGTGACTCGTGGCAGGTCGACTACGACATTGTCGTTGTCACGGCCGGTGCCGTGTCGCGAACGTTCCCGATTCCGGGTGTCGCGGATGAGGCGATCGGTATGAAGACGATCGAAGAGGCCGTTGAGGTGCGTGACCGCATCCTCACCAACTTTGATAAAGCCGCTAACTTGCCCGCGGGCCCTGAGCGCGATCGCCTGCTGACCTTCGTTGTTGTCGGTGGCGGCTTTGCTGGTATCGAGGCCTTCGGTGAAATGCGCGGTTTGGCTTCGTCGCTGCTTCCGCTCTACCCGAGCCTCAAGTTTGAAGACACCCACTTTCACCTCATTGAGGCGATGGGGCGCATCATGCCCGAGGTTTCGTTGGAGACCAGCAAGTGGGTTATCAAGGATCTCGCTCAGCGGGGTGCCCAGATTCACCTTGAGACTCAACTGAAGTCTGCTGTGGGCGGCGTAGTTGAGCTGTCGACCGGCGAAAGCTTCGAGTCAGACACCATCGTCTGGACCGCCGGCGTTATGGCGAACCCGGTTCTGCGCGGGACTGACCTCCCGACCGACGAGCGTGGACGCATGCGCGTGCAGGCTGACCTCCGCGTCATCAACGATGACGGTGTCGTCGAGGGTGCCTGGGGCGCAGGCGACGTGTGTGCGGTTCCGGATCTCACCGGCGGTGGCGTTGGTGGCTTCTGTGTTCCAAACGCTCAGCACGCTGTTCGCCAAGCGAAGCTGATGGCTAAGAACGTTGTGGCGTCGCTTCGCGGCGAGGACACCAAGGACTACTTCCACAAGAATCAGGGAGCAGTTGCTGGTCTCGGCCTGTATGACGGTGTTTTCCAATCCGGAAAGATCGCGATCAAGGGCTTCCCGGCGTGGCTAATCCACCGTGGATATCACGGTATGGCCATGCCCATGTTCGAGCGCAAGGCTCGCGTCTTTGGCAACTGGATTACGAACTTCTTCTGGGGTCGCGACACCATTTCCCTTGAGGCAAGTGAAGAGCCGCGCCGCGCCTTCGAAGAGTTCGCCTCACGCCCTAAGTAG
- a CDS encoding S8 family serine peptidase: MKRWAAGAVLMASVASLLVATPAHADAVRDQQYWLQEYGIEAAWTVTKGAGVTIAIIDTGVDGTVTELVGAVTGGTDFSGKGAPNGQRPVGDDNPAHGTLVASLAAGRGTGADSGVLGAAPAANILAISIGFTGGPISSDDQIAQAVRYAVDQGADVINLSLTRETLDWPLSWDSAFLYAMQNDVVVVAAAGNRGSGTTSVGAPATMPGVLTVAGVDVNGVASFNASTQGITISVSAPSEDLVGVAPGGSHVLWNGTSGATPIVAGIVALVRAAHPELDAANVINRIVKTAHDTGAPGTDAIYGYGLIDAEDAVKARIPLVDKNPMGSLAEWITIYRRAASTPVPLPTSSETSTPAPVPNAAPDAAGPASPFGTLLPTVSMLRNVGVPLAIYAIFLTILAAWGLAVWRRFRSTRETE; encoded by the coding sequence ATGAAGCGTTGGGCGGCGGGGGCGGTGCTGATGGCGAGTGTTGCTTCGCTGCTGGTGGCGACACCGGCCCACGCGGATGCCGTTCGTGATCAACAGTATTGGCTGCAGGAATACGGTATCGAGGCCGCGTGGACGGTTACCAAGGGCGCCGGCGTCACAATCGCGATCATTGATACCGGTGTTGATGGCACCGTGACAGAGCTTGTTGGGGCCGTGACCGGTGGCACCGATTTTTCGGGTAAGGGTGCGCCAAACGGGCAGAGGCCCGTGGGTGACGACAACCCTGCCCACGGCACACTTGTTGCGTCCCTCGCCGCTGGACGGGGAACGGGCGCCGACTCTGGTGTGCTCGGAGCCGCACCCGCGGCGAACATTTTGGCCATCTCGATTGGATTCACGGGAGGCCCGATCAGTTCTGACGATCAGATTGCGCAAGCGGTTCGTTATGCGGTCGACCAGGGTGCCGATGTCATTAATCTGTCGCTCACTCGCGAAACCCTGGATTGGCCACTCAGCTGGGATAGCGCATTTCTTTATGCCATGCAGAACGATGTAGTTGTTGTGGCGGCTGCGGGCAACCGTGGCAGCGGAACAACTTCGGTGGGTGCGCCGGCGACGATGCCCGGCGTGCTGACTGTTGCGGGCGTTGATGTGAACGGGGTGGCGAGCTTCAACGCCTCCACTCAGGGCATCACGATTAGTGTTTCGGCGCCGAGCGAAGATCTTGTGGGGGTCGCTCCCGGCGGATCCCACGTGCTCTGGAATGGCACAAGTGGGGCAACCCCGATCGTGGCCGGCATTGTGGCGCTGGTGCGAGCTGCGCATCCCGAACTTGACGCTGCCAACGTGATCAACCGGATTGTGAAGACTGCGCACGACACGGGAGCTCCGGGAACGGATGCCATTTACGGCTACGGGCTCATCGATGCCGAAGATGCCGTCAAGGCGCGGATTCCGCTAGTGGATAAGAACCCGATGGGGAGCCTTGCGGAGTGGATCACGATCTACCGTCGTGCCGCGTCCACTCCGGTACCGCTGCCCACGTCGAGCGAAACATCGACACCAGCGCCTGTGCCGAATGCTGCACCGGATGCCGCGGGCCCGGCTAGCCCGTTCGGAACACTGCTGCCTACCGTGAGCATGCTTCGCAATGTGGGGGTTCCGCTCGCCATTTACGCCATTTTTCTTACAATTTTGGCCGCGTGGGGCCTCGCGGTGTGGCGTCGGTTTAGGTCTACGCGCGAGACAGAGTAA
- a CDS encoding DUF501 domain-containing protein — MTTPPFDTVSDDDVRIVSLQLGRPARDVIGIAARCVCGAPTVVSTKPRLGDGTPFPTIYYLCHPAATASVSTLEAEGQMPALAALLEGDIGAQYQAAHDAYIGDRDGIEVVPELAGVSAGGMPTRVKCLHALVGHSLAAGAGVNPIGDIALERASWSPTVCQCPDYSDTGEAEQ, encoded by the coding sequence ATGACCACGCCACCGTTTGACACTGTCAGCGATGACGATGTGCGCATTGTGTCGCTGCAACTGGGCCGACCCGCCCGAGACGTGATCGGCATCGCCGCACGCTGCGTCTGCGGTGCGCCGACCGTGGTCTCAACCAAGCCTCGACTGGGCGATGGAACACCGTTTCCTACCATCTACTACCTTTGCCACCCGGCCGCCACCGCATCCGTCTCTACCCTCGAAGCCGAGGGTCAGATGCCCGCATTGGCCGCACTGCTCGAGGGCGATATCGGTGCGCAGTATCAGGCCGCGCATGATGCCTATATTGGTGATCGCGATGGTATCGAAGTTGTTCCTGAGCTTGCCGGTGTTTCCGCCGGTGGCATGCCCACTCGCGTCAAATGTCTTCACGCGCTGGTGGGGCATTCGCTCGCTGCCGGTGCCGGAGTGAACCCGATCGGCGATATCGCGCTTGAGCGTGCCTCGTGGAGCCCCACCGTGTGCCAGTGTCCTGACTATTCGGATACTGGGGAGGCTGAGCAATGA
- a CDS encoding FtsB family cell division protein, protein MAGRARTKKVAVALPEESAPEHWLRTIRFSGFTVLMLGVLILAVVVLAPNLRILIEQQQTITQLQTEVDEAQESVDDLSENVARWGDRAYIESQARDRLYYVYPGEVSYLVTGEAAEVTTIDGVPVSTSIQTTTIDWVKTLVSSIYSAGLTENAPNELIAPVIEGTTQ, encoded by the coding sequence ATGGCGGGGCGAGCACGAACGAAAAAGGTAGCGGTAGCGCTGCCCGAAGAGAGCGCGCCCGAACACTGGTTGCGCACGATACGCTTCTCCGGCTTCACCGTGCTGATGCTTGGTGTGCTCATCCTCGCCGTCGTCGTTCTTGCGCCCAACCTGCGCATCTTGATCGAACAACAGCAGACGATCACCCAATTGCAGACAGAAGTGGATGAAGCTCAAGAGTCTGTCGACGACCTCAGCGAGAATGTGGCCCGGTGGGGTGACCGTGCCTACATCGAGTCGCAGGCGCGTGACAGGCTGTACTACGTGTATCCCGGTGAGGTGAGCTACCTGGTTACGGGCGAAGCTGCCGAGGTGACCACCATCGACGGGGTGCCGGTGAGCACGAGCATCCAGACCACCACCATTGATTGGGTGAAGACGTTAGTCTCATCGATCTATAGTGCTGGGCTCACCGAGAACGCCCCCAATGAGCTGATCGCCCCCGTGATAGAAGGAACAACGCAATGA